The following coding sequences lie in one Bacteroides helcogenes P 36-108 genomic window:
- a CDS encoding NADPH-dependent oxidoreductase, translated as MESLKERRTIRHYQKKDLSSDLLNDLLKVSSRASTVGNMQIYSVIVTRDAERKAKLSPAHFNQPMIQTAPVVLTFCIDLRRFSKWCEHRKAEPGYDNFEWFVTGAVDALLFAQTFCVAAEEKGLGICYLGTTTYNPQMIIEALELPELVFPITTVTVGWPAEIPAQVDRLPLEAIVHDETYHDYTSEDIDRLYCYKEALPENIQFIRDNNKETLAQVFTDVRYTKKDGEMMSENLWNAMKKQGF; from the coding sequence ATGGAAAGCTTGAAAGAAAGGAGAACGATCCGACATTATCAGAAGAAAGATCTTTCTTCTGATTTGTTAAACGATTTGCTTAAAGTATCTTCTCGCGCTTCTACAGTGGGGAATATGCAGATTTATAGTGTAATTGTGACGCGTGATGCTGAGCGTAAAGCTAAGTTGTCTCCCGCACACTTTAATCAGCCTATGATACAAACAGCTCCGGTAGTTCTTACTTTTTGCATAGACTTGCGGCGTTTCAGTAAGTGGTGTGAACATCGGAAGGCTGAACCGGGTTATGACAATTTTGAATGGTTTGTGACCGGTGCTGTAGATGCATTGTTGTTTGCTCAGACTTTTTGTGTTGCTGCTGAAGAAAAGGGATTGGGAATTTGCTATTTAGGAACTACTACATATAACCCCCAAATGATCATTGAAGCTTTGGAATTGCCTGAACTGGTATTTCCTATAACTACGGTGACTGTGGGATGGCCTGCTGAGATACCAGCTCAAGTAGATCGTCTTCCTTTGGAGGCAATAGTACATGATGAAACTTACCATGATTATACTTCCGAAGATATAGACCGATTGTATTGTTATAAAGAAGCACTTCCGGAAAACATACAGTTTATTCGGGACAATAACAAGGAAACGTTAGCTCAGGTTTTTACAGATGTACGCTATACAAAGAAAGACGGTGAAATGATGTCTGAGAATCTTTGGAACGCGATGAAGAAACAAGGATTTTGA
- the folB gene encoding dihydroneopterin aldolase, with the protein MNSHIFLENIRFFAYHGVGEQETLVGNEFTVSLRLKVDIQRAAKTDNVADTVSYADVYEAVKAEMIIPSKLLEHVCERIISRLFSEFSQIEEIELKLAKRNPPMGADIENAGIEISQRRGE; encoded by the coding sequence ATGAACAGTCACATTTTTTTAGAAAATATTCGTTTCTTCGCCTACCACGGGGTAGGCGAACAAGAAACACTGGTCGGCAATGAATTTACTGTCAGTCTCCGCTTAAAAGTCGATATACAACGTGCTGCAAAGACAGACAATGTAGCTGATACCGTCAGCTATGCCGATGTCTATGAGGCGGTAAAGGCAGAGATGATAATTCCGTCCAAACTGCTGGAACATGTCTGTGAACGAATCATCTCCCGGCTGTTCAGTGAGTTTTCCCAAATAGAAGAAATAGAACTGAAACTGGCAAAACGCAATCCACCTATGGGAGCTGACATCGAAAATGCAGGCATAGAGATAAGTCAACGGCGCGGCGAATAG
- a CDS encoding BT_3987 domain-containing protein has protein sequence MKNILKILVSVLALTSCQNELYVDSLKEFGSQQGAYIAAKGPVQIFAEEGKDYFIKDVRVGLTVKEEKNNNVTLTTGDQAQLDAYNKKNFTSYLLLPKEMYEVPSTLDFEKDVTMQILPVNLKNIQFSIEGDYALPIRINRGSTNIVPGEDEAIVILEKLTRTKVLKMAGSEIGSDKMFPQDFKVNQWTMEVMIKRSAYKSNNKAIAGTKLIQNSGPMDEIYTRFGDVTIEPNQLQIKTGASQIDVDKSKFAAKPNEWYMLTFVYDGKNTLIYVNGDLVAEQQIREGAYGLIGFWLSGANEFVREVRFWDVARNAKQVKEFVWKMVNPTEKGLLLYYPCNGKKRNHETGQISDDETKLWNWATYYTGDKSLLDLPLKGSKFDNNNGELYTFPLQN, from the coding sequence ATGAAGAATATATTAAAAATATTGGTAAGTGTACTTGCTCTGACAAGTTGCCAAAATGAATTGTATGTTGATTCATTGAAAGAGTTTGGCAGTCAGCAGGGGGCATACATTGCTGCTAAGGGGCCTGTTCAGATTTTTGCAGAAGAAGGAAAAGACTACTTTATCAAAGATGTGAGAGTAGGTCTGACTGTAAAAGAGGAAAAGAATAACAATGTGACTTTGACAACAGGTGACCAAGCACAATTGGATGCATATAATAAAAAGAACTTTACCTCTTATTTGCTGCTTCCCAAAGAAATGTACGAAGTACCTTCAACATTGGATTTTGAAAAAGATGTGACCATGCAAATTTTACCGGTTAATTTGAAAAACATTCAATTTTCGATAGAAGGAGATTATGCTTTGCCTATCCGAATTAATAGAGGAAGTACCAATATTGTACCCGGAGAAGATGAAGCTATAGTCATTTTAGAGAAACTGACACGCACTAAGGTCTTGAAAATGGCGGGCAGTGAAATTGGAAGTGATAAAATGTTTCCACAAGATTTTAAGGTGAATCAGTGGACTATGGAGGTAATGATCAAGCGTTCGGCTTACAAGTCAAATAACAAAGCAATTGCCGGGACAAAGCTAATTCAGAATTCAGGTCCGATGGACGAAATATATACTCGTTTTGGTGATGTAACTATTGAACCGAATCAGTTACAGATTAAGACGGGTGCTTCGCAAATTGATGTGGATAAGAGTAAATTTGCGGCCAAACCTAATGAGTGGTATATGCTCACTTTTGTTTATGACGGTAAAAATACACTGATTTATGTAAATGGTGATTTGGTAGCTGAACAGCAAATTAGAGAGGGAGCCTATGGCTTGATTGGATTCTGGCTTTCAGGAGCTAATGAATTTGTACGTGAGGTACGTTTTTGGGATGTTGCTCGCAACGCCAAGCAGGTGAAGGAGTTTGTTTGGAAAATGGTTAATCCTACTGAAAAAGGACTTTTACTTTATTATCCTTGTAATGGTAAAAAGCGTAACCATGAAACAGGTCAAATCTCTGACGATGAAACGAAGTTATGGAATTGGGCCACTTATTATACTGGCGACAAGTCATTGCTTGATTTACCTTTAAAAGGCTCTAAATTTGATAATAATAATGGTGAACTTTATACCTTCCCTCTTCAGAATTAA
- a CDS encoding 4-alpha-glucanotransferase — protein MILSFNIEYRTSWGEEVRVSGSIPELGNDRSNDAIPLSTIDGIHWNAKVDIQSPEHSIIRYCYHIYRDGKVIRTEWNSFSRTLHVEGTPKKIYRIEDNWKNLPEQQYFYSSAFTESLLAHHERSAAPKSYKRGVLIKAYAPCINSDHCLAICGNQKVLGDWNPDKAILMSDTAFPEWQVEVDASKISFPLEYKFILFNKKEHRAVAWENNPNRYIANPQIGTDETLAIGDRYVYFSLPPWKGAGVAVPVFSLRSEKSFGVGDFGDLIRIIDWAVATHQKAVQILPINDTTMTHTWTDSYPYNSISIYAFHPMYMDLQQLGKLKDKSLMTEFNRRQKELNTFPTVDYEAVNRTKWEYFHLIYKQEGEKVLASEAFKTFYKTNKEWLQPYAVFSYLRDAYKTPNFREWPKYSIYNIRETEKLCEPTSADYPHIAIYYYIQFNLHLQLLAATEHARANGVVLKGDIPIGISRNSVDAWTEPHYFNLNGQAGAPPDDFSVNGQNWGFPTYNWDIMEKDGYAWWMKRFRKMSEYFDAYRIDHILGFFRIWEIPMDAVHGLLGQFVPALPMTREEIEGYGLTFRYEYLKPYIHEHFLKQVFGPHTETVKQIFIEPTDTWEIYRMRPEFDTQRKVEAYFAGKTDEDSIWIRDGLYALISDVLFVPDRSDANKYHPRIGVQHDYIYRALNDWEKAAFNRLYDQYYYHRHNDFWGQQAMKKLPQLTQSTRMLVCGEDLGMIPDCVAWVMNDLRILSLEIQRMPKDPSQEFGYPDQYPYRSVCTISTHDMSTLRGWWEEDFQQTQRYYNTILGHYGAAPAIATPELCEEVIRNHLYSNSILCILSLQDWMSIDGKWRNPNVQEERINIPANPRHYWRWRMHLTLEQLMNAESLNEKIKSLIGNTQREIIPI, from the coding sequence ATGATACTATCATTTAATATTGAATACCGCACCAGTTGGGGTGAAGAAGTCAGAGTTTCTGGCTCCATTCCCGAACTTGGCAACGATCGTTCAAACGACGCCATTCCTCTAAGTACCATAGACGGCATTCATTGGAATGCCAAAGTAGATATACAGTCACCGGAACACAGTATTATCCGGTACTGTTACCATATTTATCGTGACGGAAAGGTCATACGTACGGAATGGAACAGTTTTTCCCGCACTCTCCATGTGGAAGGCACTCCAAAGAAGATCTATCGCATAGAGGATAACTGGAAAAATTTACCGGAACAACAGTATTTCTATTCCTCCGCATTCACAGAATCTTTGTTGGCACACCACGAGCGCAGTGCAGCTCCCAAAAGCTATAAAAGAGGAGTGCTGATTAAAGCATATGCTCCGTGCATTAACAGTGACCACTGTTTGGCTATTTGCGGTAACCAAAAAGTACTGGGAGACTGGAATCCGGATAAAGCCATACTAATGAGCGATACTGCTTTTCCAGAATGGCAAGTAGAGGTAGATGCCAGTAAAATCAGTTTCCCTTTAGAATACAAGTTTATTCTTTTCAACAAAAAAGAACACCGCGCCGTAGCTTGGGAAAATAATCCCAATCGCTATATAGCCAACCCGCAAATAGGAACCGACGAAACATTGGCAATAGGTGACCGTTATGTTTACTTCAGCCTTCCTCCCTGGAAAGGTGCTGGTGTAGCCGTACCGGTATTCTCTCTACGTTCTGAAAAAAGTTTTGGAGTGGGCGATTTCGGTGATTTGATACGCATAATCGACTGGGCAGTAGCTACTCATCAAAAAGCTGTACAAATTCTGCCTATCAATGACACTACCATGACACATACATGGACAGACTCTTATCCCTACAACAGCATTTCTATCTATGCTTTCCATCCGATGTACATGGATTTACAACAATTGGGAAAGTTGAAAGACAAGAGTCTAATGACAGAATTCAACAGACGACAGAAAGAATTGAACACCTTTCCTACTGTAGATTATGAAGCCGTAAACCGGACGAAATGGGAGTATTTCCATTTGATTTACAAACAAGAGGGCGAAAAAGTTTTGGCATCGGAAGCTTTCAAAACATTTTATAAGACCAATAAGGAATGGCTGCAACCATACGCTGTATTCAGTTACTTACGGGATGCCTATAAAACTCCAAACTTTCGTGAATGGCCCAAATACAGCATATACAATATTCGGGAGACTGAAAAACTTTGCGAACCGACATCCGCCGATTACCCTCATATTGCCATTTACTATTATATCCAATTCAACCTCCATCTACAACTACTTGCCGCCACAGAACATGCACGTGCCAATGGTGTGGTACTGAAAGGTGACATTCCCATAGGCATAAGCCGTAATAGCGTAGATGCATGGACAGAGCCCCATTATTTCAACTTAAACGGTCAGGCCGGTGCTCCACCCGATGACTTCTCTGTAAACGGACAGAACTGGGGTTTTCCTACTTACAACTGGGACATAATGGAAAAAGATGGTTATGCCTGGTGGATGAAGCGCTTCCGCAAGATGTCGGAATACTTTGATGCCTATCGTATAGACCACATCCTCGGCTTCTTCCGTATTTGGGAAATACCGATGGATGCCGTACATGGGTTGTTGGGACAATTTGTACCGGCCTTACCTATGACACGTGAAGAAATTGAAGGGTACGGTCTGACATTCCGATACGAGTATCTGAAACCTTATATCCACGAACACTTCCTCAAACAAGTATTCGGTCCCCATACAGAAACGGTAAAACAGATATTTATCGAGCCAACAGACACATGGGAAATTTACCGTATGCGTCCGGAGTTCGACACCCAGCGCAAGGTTGAAGCATACTTTGCCGGAAAAACTGATGAAGACAGCATTTGGATTCGAGACGGTCTGTATGCACTTATCAGTGATGTGTTGTTTGTTCCTGACCGGAGCGACGCCAACAAATACCATCCCCGTATCGGTGTACAACACGATTACATCTACCGTGCCTTGAACGATTGGGAAAAGGCTGCATTCAACCGCCTATATGACCAATACTATTATCACCGCCACAATGATTTCTGGGGGCAACAGGCCATGAAGAAACTGCCCCAGCTCACACAATCCACACGTATGCTGGTATGTGGAGAAGACCTCGGAATGATTCCCGACTGTGTGGCATGGGTAATGAATGATTTACGCATCCTTTCTCTGGAAATACAGCGTATGCCCAAAGACCCATCTCAGGAGTTCGGGTATCCAGACCAATATCCGTATCGCTCAGTCTGCACTATTTCCACACACGACATGTCCACCCTACGTGGCTGGTGGGAAGAAGATTTCCAACAGACGCAACGATATTATAACACTATATTGGGGCATTACGGTGCTGCCCCCGCCATAGCTACGCCTGAACTTTGTGAAGAAGTGATTCGCAACCACCTGTACAGCAACTCTATCCTCTGCATCCTATCTCTGCAAGATTGGATGTCAATAGACGGCAAATGGCGCAATCCAAATGTACAGGAGGAGCGTATCAACATCCCTGCCAACCCACGCCACTACTGGCGTTGGCGCATGCATTTGACACTGGAACAGTTAATGAACGCCGAGAGTCTGAATGAAAAAATCAAAAGTCTGATAGGCAATACTCAGAGAGAAATTATCCCAATATGA
- a CDS encoding lytic transglycosylase domain-containing protein, producing the protein MKRHFFLPVIGTLVFLFSQTVFSQEPDSLPCMAQPNLPADYYIMEVDSCPSGYTLDDENILDFCGQIIDLSTHERKRKLQRELSSLSGLSSLLVQRANFYFPVVEPILSANNIPDDFKYLMVVESGMNPYVCSGKGAAGLWQFMAGTADDYGLTVNNRVDERFHLRKSTDAACRYLHDAYAKFKDWVAVAQSYNIGQARIRAELERQQVDEALELRLVEETNRYIYRIFAAKIIFTHPKNFGINEKLLYYKKIRRYSPRR; encoded by the coding sequence ATGAAGCGTCATTTTTTTCTGCCCGTTATCGGAACTCTCGTTTTTCTCTTTTCGCAAACGGTCTTTTCGCAAGAGCCCGATTCGCTGCCCTGCATGGCACAGCCCAATCTGCCCGCCGACTATTACATTATGGAAGTGGATTCTTGCCCGTCGGGATATACATTGGATGATGAGAATATTCTGGATTTCTGCGGTCAGATAATAGACTTGAGTACTCATGAGAGAAAGCGAAAATTGCAACGGGAACTGTCGTCACTCTCAGGACTTTCATCTTTATTGGTACAGCGTGCCAATTTTTATTTTCCGGTGGTAGAACCTATCCTGAGTGCCAACAATATCCCCGATGATTTCAAGTATCTGATGGTGGTGGAGAGTGGAATGAATCCTTATGTCTGTTCTGGAAAGGGGGCTGCCGGATTGTGGCAGTTTATGGCAGGAACAGCGGATGACTATGGACTGACGGTTAACAACCGGGTAGATGAGCGCTTTCACTTGCGAAAGTCCACTGACGCAGCTTGCCGTTATTTGCATGACGCTTATGCTAAGTTTAAGGATTGGGTAGCTGTGGCGCAAAGCTACAACATAGGGCAGGCACGTATTCGTGCCGAACTGGAACGGCAACAAGTGGATGAAGCATTGGAACTCCGTTTGGTAGAGGAAACCAACCGCTACATCTATCGTATCTTTGCTGCTAAAATCATTTTTACACATCCCAAGAATTTCGGAATAAATGAAAAATTGCTTTATTATAAAAAGATACGTCGCTATTCGCCGCGCCGTTGA
- a CDS encoding adenosylcobalamin-dependent ribonucleoside-diphosphate reductase translates to MEKKIYSYDESYEESLRYFQGDELAARVWVNKYAVKDSFGNIYEKSPEDMHWRIANEIARIEAKYPNALSSEELFNLLNHFKYIVPQGSPMTGIGNNYQVASLSNCFVIGVDGEADSYGAIFKIDEEQVQLMKRRGGVGHDLSHIRPKGSPVKNSALTSTGLVPFMERYSNSTREVAQDGRRGALMLSVSIKHPDSEAFIDAKMTEGKVTGANVSVKLTDSFMQAAIEGKPYTQQYPIDAAEPIFKKEIDASALWKKIVHNAWKSAEPGVLFWDTILRESVPDCYEDLGYRTISTNPCGEIPLCPYDSCRLLAINLYSYVINPFKSDAYFDFDLFKKHVALAQRIMDDIIDLELEKIERIMKKIDSDPEDEEVKRTELSLWQKIYKKSRQGRRTGVGITAEGDMLAALGLRYGTEEATEFSEKVHKTVALNAYRSSIEMAKERGAFEIYNTEREKDNPFINRLREADPELYEEMKKYGRRNIACLTIAPTGTTSLMTQTTSGIEPVFLPVYKRRRKVNPNDTNVHVDFIDETGDAFEEYIVFHPKFVTWMEAQGYNPAKRYTQEEIDTMVEKSPYYKATSNDVDWLMKVKMQGRIQKWVDHSISVTINLPNDVDEELVNRLYVEAWKSGCKGCTVYRDGSRSGVLISTKSDKKEGLPPCKPPTVVETRPKILDADVVRFQNNKEKWVAFVGLLDNHPYEIFTGVLDDDEGIILPKNVTSGHIIKNIDENGNKRYDFQFENKRGYKVTIEGLSEKFNKEYWNYAKLISGVLRYRMPIEQVIKLVGSLQLDSENINTWKNGVERALKKYIQDGTEAKGKKCPNCGNETLVYQEGCLICKTCGASRCG, encoded by the coding sequence GTGGAAAAAAAAATTTATTCTTATGACGAATCCTACGAAGAATCCTTACGATACTTCCAAGGTGACGAATTGGCTGCCAGAGTTTGGGTAAACAAATATGCGGTCAAAGATTCTTTCGGAAATATTTACGAAAAGTCTCCGGAAGATATGCATTGGAGAATAGCCAATGAAATAGCGAGGATTGAAGCCAAGTACCCCAACGCATTAAGTTCGGAAGAATTGTTCAACTTGTTAAACCACTTCAAGTATATTGTTCCGCAGGGAAGCCCAATGACTGGAATCGGTAATAATTATCAAGTAGCATCCCTGTCCAACTGTTTTGTAATCGGTGTAGATGGTGAAGCTGACTCTTATGGTGCGATTTTTAAAATAGATGAGGAACAAGTGCAGCTAATGAAGCGCCGCGGTGGTGTGGGACATGACCTCTCGCATATCCGTCCCAAAGGATCACCGGTTAAAAATTCCGCATTAACTTCTACCGGATTAGTTCCCTTCATGGAACGCTATTCAAATTCAACCCGTGAAGTAGCACAAGACGGTCGTCGCGGTGCATTGATGTTAAGTGTGTCCATCAAGCATCCAGATTCTGAGGCATTCATTGATGCAAAAATGACAGAAGGCAAAGTCACAGGAGCCAATGTCTCCGTAAAACTTACAGATTCTTTCATGCAAGCTGCCATTGAAGGAAAACCATACACGCAACAATATCCGATTGATGCTGCAGAACCTATTTTCAAAAAGGAAATAGATGCTTCTGCCTTATGGAAAAAGATTGTGCACAATGCCTGGAAATCGGCAGAGCCCGGCGTACTTTTCTGGGATACCATCTTGAGAGAGTCCGTGCCTGATTGTTATGAAGATTTGGGCTATCGCACCATATCCACCAACCCCTGCGGTGAGATTCCTTTATGTCCGTATGATTCATGCCGTCTGCTTGCAATCAACCTATACTCTTATGTAATCAATCCATTCAAGTCGGATGCATATTTTGATTTTGATTTGTTCAAAAAGCACGTTGCATTGGCCCAGCGCATCATGGACGACATTATTGACCTGGAATTGGAAAAGATTGAGCGAATCATGAAAAAGATAGATTCTGACCCAGAAGATGAAGAAGTAAAACGGACAGAACTTAGTTTATGGCAGAAAATATATAAAAAAAGCAGACAAGGTCGTCGTACAGGAGTCGGAATTACGGCAGAAGGCGATATGCTTGCAGCCTTAGGCCTACGTTACGGGACTGAAGAAGCGACTGAATTTTCTGAAAAAGTACACAAAACCGTTGCTCTCAATGCTTACCGTTCTTCAATAGAAATGGCAAAGGAACGCGGTGCTTTTGAAATTTACAATACAGAGCGCGAAAAGGACAATCCGTTCATCAACCGTCTTCGTGAAGCTGATCCGGAACTCTATGAAGAAATGAAAAAATACGGACGCCGTAATATTGCTTGCCTCACCATTGCTCCCACCGGGACTACCAGTCTAATGACACAGACCACTTCCGGCATAGAACCTGTATTTTTGCCCGTATATAAGCGACGCCGTAAAGTAAATCCGAATGATACAAACGTCCATGTTGACTTTATAGACGAAACCGGTGATGCTTTTGAAGAGTATATCGTATTTCATCCTAAATTCGTGACTTGGATGGAAGCTCAAGGTTACAATCCTGCCAAACGATATACCCAAGAAGAAATTGATACCATGGTGGAAAAGTCACCATATTACAAAGCAACTTCCAATGATGTGGACTGGCTGATGAAAGTTAAGATGCAAGGACGTATCCAAAAGTGGGTGGACCACTCTATCAGCGTTACAATCAACCTGCCAAACGATGTAGATGAAGAACTGGTGAACCGTTTGTATGTGGAAGCATGGAAGTCGGGATGCAAAGGATGTACCGTTTATCGCGACGGTTCCCGTTCTGGTGTACTTATATCGACCAAAAGTGACAAAAAAGAAGGATTACCCCCATGCAAACCACCTACGGTGGTTGAAACTCGTCCTAAAATTCTGGATGCAGATGTTGTACGTTTCCAGAACAACAAAGAAAAATGGGTAGCATTCGTCGGTTTACTGGACAACCACCCATACGAAATCTTCACCGGTGTGCTTGATGATGACGAGGGTATCATTCTGCCAAAAAATGTGACATCTGGTCATATTATCAAAAATATAGACGAAAATGGGAACAAGCGTTATGACTTTCAGTTTGAAAATAAGCGCGGATATAAAGTCACCATTGAAGGGCTGTCCGAAAAGTTCAATAAAGAATATTGGAACTACGCCAAACTGATTTCTGGAGTATTACGTTACCGTATGCCTATTGAGCAGGTTATCAAGTTAGTAGGTTCTCTGCAACTGGATAGCGAAAATATCAATACTTGGAAAAATGGTGTAGAACGCGCTCTAAAAAAATATATCCAAGATGGTACAGAAGCCAAAGGCAAGAAATGTCCTAACTGTGGCAATGAAACACTGGTCTATCAGGAAGGCTGCCTTATCTGTAAGACCTGTGGCGCTTCCCGTTGCGGATAA